The following are encoded in a window of Platichthys flesus chromosome 11, fPlaFle2.1, whole genome shotgun sequence genomic DNA:
- the kcnn4 gene encoding intermediate conductance calcium-activated potassium channel protein 4 — MPSPTWERSKAQTEHGAAEGHGGDRGTVCALEMEMTTRSLDGDSKVVDCVNCDGLMSRNVGGDSAEVSVPLAGKKTPTEGDDLYRLRDRKVLLEDKKRLCALALGTAMLGILLMIIHAEICPYVYKPGTDIALIINCSISLSTGCLIILIIAFHYKDIRLFINDHNQVDWRIALTSHRVLVITVELLVCSIHPIGTYWKVGLHFNSSAPAPLCHTSHHNRALLDMELLLSVLMFLRLYLVHRAILLHSKVLLSASYRSIGSLNNINFTFRFVLKVLMNKHPARTLLVFILFFWLTASWMLTLCERQTQAVTGHIDTSLWLIAITFLTVGYGDVAPTTSCGKVVCLFTGVMGVACTAMLVAVVTKKLVLNKGEKHVHFFMLDIQISKRIRHAAANVLRECWLLHRTNLTKGNRGEQRRHQRCLLEAIRVFRHLRFKQRQLRDYVSEMVDLPKMQMIMCDLSANWNNSYRELEQRILSMEQKLDELSRCFQQTSELLSQFLHHPNPEIR; from the exons ATGCCTTCTCCAACCTGGGAGCGAAGCAAAGCGCAGACAGAGCACGGAGCAGCGGAGGGGCACGGCGGGGACAGAGGGACCGTGTGCGCTCTGGAGATGGAGATGACGACCCGCAGCCTGGACGGCGACTCCAAGGTGGTGGATTGTGTGAACTGCGATGGCCTGATGAGTCGGAACGTCGGCGGGGACTCGGCGGAGGTGTCCGTGCCGCTGGCCGGGAAGAAGACGCCCACGGAGGGAGACGACCTGTACAGACTGCGGGACAGGAAGGTGTTACTGGAGGATAAGAAGCGGCTGTGCGCGCTGGCGCTGGGCACCGCGATGCTCGGGATCCTGCTCATGATCATCCACGCGGAGATATGTCCCTACGTTTATAAACCG gGCACAGACATCGCCCTGATCATCAACTGTTCCATCAGCCTGTCCACCGGGTgtctcatcatcctcatcatagCTTTTCATTACAAGGACATCAGG CTGTTCATCAATGACCACAACCAGGTGGACTGGCGTATCGCCTTGACCAGCCACCGGGTTCTGGTGATCACCGTTGAGCTGTTAGTGTGCTCCATCCACCCCATAGGCACATACTGGAAGGTGGGCCTCCACTTCAACTCCTCTGCCCCAGCTCCGCTCTGTCATACCAGCCATCACAACAGGGCCCTGCTGGacatggagctgctgctgtcagtgctGATGTTCCTGCGTTTGTACTTGGTGCACAGAGCCATCCTGCTGCACAGCAAAGTGCTGCTGAGCGCCTCCTACAGGAGCATCGGCTCGCTCAACAACATCAACTTCACCTTCCGCTTTGTTCTCAAGGTACTGATGAACAAGCACCCGGCACGCACGCTGCTggtcttcatcctcttcttctggcTCACTGCGTCCTGGATGCTTACGCTGTGTGAGAG GCAGACCCAGGCAGTAACAGGCCACATAGACACGTCTCTGTGGCTCATCGCCATCACCTTCCTCACAGTGGGCTATGGGGATGTGGCGCCCACCACCAGCTGTGGCAAGGTGGTGTGTCTCTTCACTGGAGTCATG GGTGTAGCCTGCACGGCCATGCTGGTGGCAGTCGTCACCAAGAAGCTGGTGCTGAACAAAGGAGAGAAACATGTGCACTTCTTCATGCTGGACATCCAGATCTCGAAAAGG ATCCGCCACGCTGCTGCTAATGTTCTGAGGGAATGCTGGCTCTTGCATCGCACCAACCTGACGAAGGGTAACCGCGGTGAGCAACGAAGACACCAGAGATGCCTTCTGGAAGCCATCAGAGT ATTCCGTCATTTACGCTTCAAACAAAGACAACTGAGGGATTACGTAAGTGAGATGGTGGACCTGCCTAAG ATGCAGATGATCATGTGTGACCTGAGCGCCAACTGGAACAACTCCTATCGGGAGCTGGAGCAGCGCATCCTCTCCATGGAGCAGAAGCTGGACGAACTGAGTCGCTGCTTCCAACAAACATCTGAGCTGCTGTCTCAGTTCCTGCATCACCCCAACCCAGAGATCAG GTGA
- the si:dkey-79d12.5 gene encoding maternal B9.15 protein: protein MKREVKAGVNFLKRLVVARGKLDEAKAELFAEKLQKLLCDKYDNHWYPDSPSKGQAYRCIRINNGVLCDEVVLKACVESELTPSELCVLPEVTVWIDPLEVCARSGENSRPFTIASFKEEEEAKEESVKGEQDESSVDSINLETSDYHSATSSDCGSTASSDTEEEAKEGETQGEREKEEGKKEVVKKEAPKCDAYTVAMVPRIRKRHGDGPNKVKYVRNMLPASLQYFYHPAPVWPQYKKATPVFLTTVCMPPAPPPPPQQVFGYYILPQPPPQFILPQATLQPWGAVKG from the exons ATGAAAAGAGAGGTGAAGGCCGGAGTGAACTTCCTCAAACGCCTGGTCGTGGCGCGTGGCAAGCTCGACGAGGCCAAAGCTGAGTTGTTTGctgagaagctgcagaagcTTTTATGTGACAAATACGACAATCACTGGTACCCTGACTCCCCCAGCAAAGGCCAGGCTTACAG ATGCATTCGGATAAATAATGGAGTACTGTGTGATGAAGTGGTTCTGAAGGCGTGTGTGGAGAGTGAGCTCACTCCCAGTGAGCTGTGCGTGCTGCCTGAGGTCACAGTCTGGATTGACCCACTAGAAGTGTGTGCAAG ATCTGGAGAGAACAGCAGGCCCTTCACAATAGCCAGTttcaaagaagaggaggaggcaaagGAAGAAAGCGTGAAGGGAGAACAGGATGAGTCCTCCGTGGATTCAATAAACTTGGAAACGTCAGATTACCACTCAGCTACCTCATCAGACTGCGGCTCCACTGCGTCGAGTGACACGGAGGAAGAGGCAAAGGAGGGCGAGACGCAGGGTgagcgagagaaagaagagggaaagaaggaggTCGTCAAGAAGGAGGCGCCAAAATGTGACGCCTACACGGTGGCCATGGTGCCCAGGATTCGGAAGCGACATGGAGATGGaccaaataaagtaaaatacgTCAGAAATATG CTCCCTGCAAGCCTCCAGTACTTCTACCACCCTGCACCAGTGTGGCCTCAGTACAAGAAGGCGACTCCGGTGTTCCTCACCACTGTGTGTATGCCTCcggctccgcctcctcctccacagcaggTATTTGGCTACTACATCTTGCCGCAGCCGCCACCGCAGTTCATTCTGCCTCAGGCCACTCTGCAGCCGTGGGGAGCTGTGAAAGGTTAG
- the LOC133964422 gene encoding urokinase plasminogen activator surface receptor-like: MLLLLIFGIVLLPKASTLKCFQCPPGPSGSCVNTENECPSNDFQCGALRVSTFAGASKVSDITVKMCAMAEECVEGSLNFGVSRTVITSKCCTSELCNSQPAPEPMKSTPNGKKCFRCDGQTCSGTLNCEGNEDHCISSTVDLGGKKTTMKGCASKVMCSDSQTVQLPGGIGVGLSCCQGNYCNSAISTRAGLLLLVAPLVTWVMFS, encoded by the exons ATGCTTCTCCTCCTGATCTTTGGGATTGTGCTTCTTCCGAAAG CCTCCACTTTAAAGTGTTTTCAGTGTCCACCTGGTCCGTCGGGATCCTGCGtaaacacagaaaatgaatgtcCATCCAATGATTTTCAGTGTGGTGCGCTGAGAGTCTCCACATTTGCAG GTGCTTCGAAAGTCAGTGACATCACCGTGAAAATGTGTGCCATGGCAGAGGAGTGTGTTGAGGGCTCGCTCAACTTTGGAGTCTCCAGGACGGTCATTACCAGCAAGTGTTGCACCTCCGAACTCTGCAACTCTCAACCTGCCCCAG AACCCATGAAATCAACTCCCAATGGTAAAAAGTGCTTCCGCTGTGACGGTCAGACGTGCAGTGGAACTCTAAACTGTGAGGGGAATGAGGACCACTGCATTTCATCAACAG tgGACCTCGGGGGTAAAAAGACGACCATGAAGGGCTGTGCCTCCAAAGTGATGTGCTCAGATTCTCAAACTGTACAGCTACCAGGGGGCATTGGAGTAGGGCTGAGCTGCTGTCAGGGGAACTACTGCAACAGTGCCATTAGCACACGGGCTGGCCTCCTGCTCCTGGTGGCACCATTGGTCACTTGGGTCATGTTCTCTTAG
- the smg9 gene encoding nonsense-mediated mRNA decay factor SMG9 — MSESGHSQPGMYGQGRRRRRRRGDREVGAPGQNLSGPSRDREFQPRERRDGSEDPPGPLIQKTPIILAKPPGERAKPLANISVSGTPVLEKPIMLMKARDDGTKTGTPTEAAAQPSGTGPSKIEREGQRPTQPVYQIQNRGMGASASSSAVDPTVGQSKLLPPEKMKHSIKLVDDQMNWCDSAMDYLRDQTDMLVVGVIGLQGTGKSTVMSLLSANTPEEDQRSYVFRAQTQEIKERGGNQSTGIDFFITQERVIFLDTQPMLSPSILDHLINNDRKLPPEYNLPHTYVEMQSLQIAAFLFTVCHVIIVVQDWFTDLNLYRFLQTAEMLKPSTPSASHDSAGSSGNDDGAEYYPHIVFLQNKAKRDDFCPRNLKNMHMVVDKLMAHSHLKYKGTLSMLDCNIFPGLGADYLSPEVNMFLLPVQENDGEENLTKAGPGTYPLFSLLPGYRGHPSFSTMVSKLRSQILTMPRCQLSHTILTEKNWFHYAARIWDGVKKSSALSEYSRLLC, encoded by the exons ATGTCCGAGTCCGGCCACAGTCAGCCCGGGATGTACGGGCAGGGGCGCCGGAGGAGGCGccgaagaggagacagagaggtcgGAGCCCCGGGGCAAAACCTGTCTGGGCCGAGCCGGGACAGAGAATTCCAACCGAGAGAAAGAAGG GATGGGAGTGAGGATCCTCCAGGTCCACTCATCCAGAAGACCCCCATCATTCTTGCCAAGCCCCCCGGGGAAAGG GCCAAGCCCCTTGCGAATATATCTGTCAGTGGAACCCCGGTCCTGGAGAAGCCAATCATGCTGATGAAAGCCAGGGATGATGGAACAAAGACGGGGACCCCTACAGAGGCGGCAGCTCAGCCCTCTGGCACCGGGCCCTccaagatagagagagaggggcagcgACCTACTCAGCCTGTATACCAGATCCAAAACCGAGGAATGGGTGCTTCTGCATCCAGCAGCGCTGTGGACC cCACGGTTGGCCAGTCCAAACTCCTCCCTCCAGAGAAGATGAAGCACAGCATTAAGCTCGTGGATGATCAAATGAACTGGTGTGACAGTGCCATGGAT TATCTGAGGGACCAGACGGATATGTTGGTGGTGGGAGTAATTGGGCTTCAGGGAACTGGGAAATCTACAGTCATGTCCCTGTTATCTGCCAACACCCCTGAGGAAGATCAACG GAGTTATGTATTCAGAGCCCAGACTCAAGAAAtcaaggagagaggagggaaccAGAGCACAGGGATTGACTTCTTCATCACTCAGGAGAGAGTCATCTTCTTGGATACACAG CCAATGCTCAGTCCATCTATTCTGGACCACCTCATCAACAACGACCGGAAGCTGCCCCCAGAGTACAACCTCCCTCACACATACGTGGAGATGCAG TCTCTTCAGATCGCTGCCTTCCTGTTCACTGTTTGCCATGTGATCATTGTGGTTCAAGACTGGTTCACCGACTTAAACCTCTACAG GTTTCTTCAGACCGCTGAGATGCTGAAGCCTTCCACTCCGTCTGCAAGCCATGACAGCGCTGGCTCTTCAGGCAATGACGATGGGGCAGAGTACTATCCTCATATAG TGTTCCTCCAGAATAAGGCCAAGCGAGATGATTTCTGCCCAAGGAATCTGAAGAACATGCATATGGTGGTGGATAAATTAATGGCCCACTCCCATCTCAAATACAAAG GTACATTGTCCATGCTCGACTGCAACATCTTTCCTGGCCTGGGAGCGGACTATCTGTCACCTGAGGTCAACATGTTCCTTCTTCCTGTGCAGGAGAATGATGGGGAGGAAAATCTGACTAAAGCAG GGCCAGGGACATACCCGCTCTTTTCCCTGCTCCCGGGCTACAGAGGGcatccctccttctccaccatGGTTTCTAAACTTCGCAGCCAAATACTGACCATGCCCCGCTGTCAGCTGTCCCACACCATCCTAACAGAAAAGAACTG GTTCCACTATGCAGCCCGTATCTGGGATGGGGTGAAAAAGTCCTCAGCACTGTCAGAATACAGTCGACTGCTCTGCTAA
- the si:dkey-79d12.4 gene encoding zinc finger protein 16 gives MKPKSPETPDNGVEYIVIEDDTDMESDSEKEEDSSSSESDDEDEPLSKQSNLCPDDPDLDDDSSSTDCSSDSSNSLHSKEIAAPPPYVNSSICAACGRGPFRSMKLHLLHCSGIKVKYECSLCKKLFATEDARNEHFMPLYSCNICDQVFSHESSYHHHQCPKESKPPLVFFCSETMPKACNICKSFFTSEKTLLNHINRVHTSVVSTKICIITDPSALTNKKFSPSLRGTAAQSAITRNVVNRVCNGKLHVGQPSAGSLSTFAKTSPSSFSSSRRLPSRLLVASSASPVRLEKDDALGEPTNQPPACLSAPAETTPATATSDPDSPTAPTIMAMFENGSQDVALMKRMKTGWRSKVPYSCRQCGAVLRQPSFIISHRYLHRGYRSHRCQCGRAFRHRLHLLRHCVEHAEAMSYICASCGETFIGARLLAEHMKGKPQNKSHISGHTWKHEDKRKCREAFTCDCGQLFLRPSAYIWHQLQNWTKTTQLKKPLS, from the coding sequence ATGAAGCCTAAGAGTCCCGAGACACCTGATAACGGTGTGGAGTATATAGTGATTGAAGATGATACAGACATGGAAAGTGACAGTGAAAAGGAGGAGGATTCTTCAAGCTCTGAatctgatgatgaagacgagcCACTCTCCAAACAAAGTAACTTGTGTCCCGATGATCCAGATTTGGACGATGACTCAAGTTCAACGGATTGTTCCAGTGACTCTTCAAACAGTCTGCATTCAAAAGAAATTGCGGCACCCCCTCCTTATGTTAATAGTTCAATCTGTGCAGCCTGTGGTAGAGGGCCCTTCAGGTCAATGAAGCTCCATTTGCTGCACTGTAGTGGTATTAAGGTGAAATATGAGTGTTCACTGTGCAAGAAGCTCTTTGCAACGGAGGATGCTCGTAATGAACACTTCATGCCTTTGTATTCATGTAACATCTGTGACCAAGTCTTTTCTCACGAGAGCTCCTACCATCACCACCAGTGTCCCAAGGAAAGCAAGCCACCTCTGGTCTTCTTTTGTTCAGAGACGATGCCCAAAGCGTGTAACATATGCAAATCCTTTTTCACTTCAGAGAAAACTTTGTTAAACCACATCAACAGAGTCCACACATCAGTGGTCAGCACTAAAATATGCATTATTACCGATCCATCAGCACTGACCAATAAAAAGTTTTCACCATCTCTCCGTGGCACAGCGGCCCAGTCGGCCATCACTAGAAATGTAGTCAACCGGGTCTGTAATGGAAAGCTCCATGTCGGCCAACCTTCTGCGGGGTCACTCTCCACTTTTGCAAAAACTAGCCCTTCCTCTTTCTCGTCCTCACGCAGACTTCCTTCCCGGTTACTCGTGGCATCTTCTGCTTCACCTGTCAGACTGGAGAAAGATGATGCCCTAGGCGAGCCAACCAACCAGCCTCCAGCTTGCCTCTCTGCCCCCGCTGAGACAACTCCAGCCActgcgacctctgaccccgacTCCCCAACAGCACCCACTATCATGGCCATGTTTGAGAACGGCAGCCAAGATGTGGCCTTGATGAAACGCATGAAGACAGGCTGGCGCTCCAAGGTCCCTTACTCCTGCAGGCAGTGTGGTGCCGTACTGAGGCAGCCCTCCTTCATCATCAGCCACCGCTACCTCCACAGAGGCTACCGCTCTCATCGGTGCCAGTGTGGACGAGCTTTTAGGCACCGGCTGCATCTCCTGAGACATTGTGTTGAGCATGCTGAGGCCATGAGCTACATCTGCGCCAGTTGTGGGGAGACTTTCATTGGTGCAAGACTCTTAGCTGAGCACATGAAAGGCAAACCACAGAATAAGTCCCATATTTCTGGGCATACATGGAAACATGAAGATAAAAGAAAGTGCAGAGAGGCCTTTACATGTGACTGTGGACAACTTTTTTTAAGGCCCTCTGCTTATATATGGCATCAACTTCAAAACTGGACAAAAACTACACAATTGAAAAAGCCCTTGAGCTGA